The window accgggccaacggcctcgGACCTACTCCACCACGTAGGGACAGGTCCGATGACGCCATGTGTCCCAGAGATGGAAATGCTCAGGGTCTTCTGCCGTGGATTCGGACCCCCACAgtcgggtccgggacctccacgtgcctattcCGGACCCCCCGAGCCCTCGGCTCAGCACtccgctcgggaggggtccggagccgccacgtgtgaCGCAGACGCAGgcacgggcgcaagccttccgctggaagctccctcacccacccgcattaagtgcgagtggttgagacatgctctgctgccgctgggcacgagGCAGCTTTTGTTAGTCCGCACtatggatcgccagttaccgaggcggctcgtctgttaccgaggcaTGCAGCAAtgtctcagcgccgcgcgcgtggccgacgagtcatgatgaccagctactaactggagcaacagtgcacgctgctacagcagactgagtcagtagttcggcgcttcatcatgacctcgacgcgcggctccagaggctagactctactccgacaggacagctcaagaccacgcCTGGTCAGAAGATTCGTACGTTGTAAGATAATATATCGCCGGGTCCACCTATCGGGGCCCCGCTCAATATACTCGCTCCCCTTGAACATATAAAAGGGGAGCGCACACGTTAGATAGACAGACTCTCACAAGCGGAAGCCAAGCCAGGCAAAGCGAAGggcagacacaacacaagctcggattcactccgaacaatcccgttctcaacctcttgagaacacaagcaatacaacacacagtggatgtagggtattacgctccggcggcccaaaccactctaaatccctatgtgcttccgtgttcttacgcctctagatcgagcattcaTTGACTGCCCTCAagcacatcctacacttaggattaggcgggtgcaatcCGCCACCCGACTGTGGTTTTCCACGCCACGACAGATTCTATTCATTTTTAATTCATCCAACTTCGCTTGCAAAGGCAGCATACTTATACAGACAACATACGACAAACTAAACAAATAAATGTAATGTTTTCCTAATACTCAGAAGGGAGAGTGGTTTAATTTGTTAAGCTAATCCTTCAATTGAATTTCTAACAACTATCTTCCCCAGACTAACTCCATGTATTATGTTGGACAATGCATTTTTAGGTAAAATATATATAGGTTTTCCAATAAACAAAAATCTAATGATGGGAAACTACATACCTTCCAATCTTTGAAATCAAACCTTAAAACAAAATGTCTGTAGGAGACTTCTCCTGAGGCTATGGCACTAGCAGCAGGTGCATTTCTTGGGCCTATTTGAGGCCAATAATAATATGTTAGAAACCATCTGCAGTAGAATATCCAAAATATAACATAAGCACAAAAAGAACTGTGACAAACTACTTACGTACTATATGATGCCCATTATCATCTATATTTATTTCCACCCTACCATCTTTCACTAGGAAAGACAGTGCAAATATATTTTCAACTGTTTGGGCAAATGGAAGCCTGTTCAAAACAAGGTTTTCCAGCCTTGCACTCTTCTTCCGCCTCAAGATATCAAATATAACTAACACATTCTTGTCAGTGTCTGTCTTTACTTCCTCTGAAGAATCAGCAAGCTGCATATTGTAAAACATCATATGGTTGGAAGTTAGCTGTGAAACAGTGAGCAAGTCAAGTGACTATATAGATGGCAACATATTTAAAGAGAAGAATAGAAGTTTATTTGGCATTTGAGAAATTCAAATGTGTACAAAGGAAAACTGAGAGAATATGAATGGTTGTAGGAGACTTCTCCAGAGGAAAACTGAGAAAATCATACAACATTATTTAAAATATGTAATGAACTAATAATTAAACAGCCGAAAACCCATCACACGCTACAATGCACTGAAATAAAAGACAAAAGAAAGGGCCTGAAGGGAACCATGATTTCTGCTTGGTGAATGCATGATTTACATCATGGAAAGCATGGGTCTACCTCTTCAGGACAAGTATTTTCTGTTGGCCGTGCAGTCCGTTTTCTACTACCAGCCACAACCTTTCGCTGTTTTACTTCTGTATTCATGGGTCCAAGCCTGAAAATATCAAGAGCATGCACATATTAAGTCATCTGACTAGCAGAGGTGAGGGGGACGAATGAGATGTTGAGAACTTAGAAAAAGAGAGGACTTTACATGGTAGAGCATCCAGGCACAGGCCTAAAGGCATGTGAAACAGAAAGCCCAAGATCAACCCAGCGCAACAAGGCAGCCTCATCCTCAGAGTTTCCTCGCTGCCCAAATTTCTTCAGTAGAGCTGTTATGAAATCAGAAGGGGTGATACCTTCACTTGACTGGGACCTCACCGAAGTTACCAAAGTGCTCGCAATGTCAAGCAGAGCTTCTGCATCAGCTATTTGCTCCCTAGGTCTCTGCACTGCAGTGTGGAAGGACACTCACTTTGAGTTTCAATATAGATTAATTTTGTATGCCAACCACAAAGCAAAGAAAATACAGCATTCCCTCTCACAATAAATAACCAAGTTGGCATACACCTGTTGAACTCTAATACACCACATGGCAAGCAAATGAAACACCCAACTTTGCCACAAAATGCAATGATACAGAAATAAACCAAAGTGTGAAGTAAGCAAATGTGTCAACATGTACCAATTAGCatggattgaaaaatgaaaactaaCGGAAACTCCATAGTCCCTATAATATGCAAATGTGAATCCATGCTACATGTATTTCAGAAATTTATATATTCAACTATTGACAGCACAGCATTAAGATAAGTTGCTGTCAAAATATACAAAAGCCCAGGCTACACACCTAAGAGAGGAATCGGAGTCTATAAAAAAATTCTATGGATTTTAGTAAAAAGTTCACTGCTATTATTACATCCTAATGTTCACTTCAGAATTTGCAACAGAAATGTCAACAAGTAGATTGAAATACAAATTGGAATAATAAGGGACCTTTATAAAGATAACAACGTGACAGCTGAGTTCAGAATCTCCAAATGTTCAAATTTAGTGTGAATGTCAAAAGCAATTCATGATCGGGGAACAGGCCTTTTGAAACTCTAGAGTGAAACTATATGCAAGCTGACTAGAACGTGGTCCCAAACTTCCAGATTGAGTGGAATTTGTTGGACAAGGACTGCAAGCACACAACTTGCGAGTTAGCTGTAACTGAATCTATTCTCAATTGACAATTTGAGTTCAAATAACGTAGATCCTTTCAACTGGAGCCATTTAATACCTCACTTGTGTTCAACCAGATGGCATTGTTCCTAAACCTGCTTCAAGCAATCCAGCAAGgcagaggcaaaccattcaatgATAAAACACATTCCTcatcaaccccccccccctcccctcccctcccccaacacacacaaaaaaaaaaggttggatGCAGCAATTGTGCAGGGCAAACCGTCTAGCGTCTCACCTCTGCAATGTTGAAACAAGAAAATGTACCAATTGAAATGTGTTTTCTGGAACCTAAAAAAAAGCACTGTTCGTTCGGAAGCAACAGGGAGACGATCCTTACCGAGCTCGTGCAGGCACTCCACCTGCGAGATGATGGCCGTGAACTTGTCCGAATCCTCCCTGGCCATCTCATCCCGCTCATCTGCGCGCACTCAAGAGTCAACATCACACCTCGACCCAGCCCAGCAAAACCCCGAAATGGAACCAAACCCGCGCGAGCCGGGGCACACAAGAGAGACAGAGGCCGCCCACCGCTGATGAGGTTCTTCATGGCGAGGTACCGCGACCACAGCATCCGCCGCTCCGCCAGCCCCTGCTGCTCGCCGCTGCTCTCCCCCTGCGCCCCCGCCATCGGGCCCCCAACCAACCTCTCCAAACCCTAGGCCCCGAGTCCCAGCTCCAACCGCTGGCGGCTACGAGCGATCGGATGGGGGAAGGGAAGGAGAAGAGGGGCGCGAATCGGAGCGCGGGCCGGCGGGATGCGCGAATTTTTCCGGGAGGCGGACGAGCAGATGGGGGGAagtggaggggcggcggggaTTTGAAATCTTCCGGAGGAAAACCCTCAGGAAGGAAAGGAGCACCAGCGCGCGGGTGAGTCTATTTATCGCGCGCGCGAGTGGGATCCAGCGCGTCGCACAAGgtcctgttcatcttcttcctcaagCTGTGTCGGCCGGACTTCGAGGAACGGGGTTTGCCGGGGGCGGTTGTGGCCACCGGCGACCTGAgaaggtggggggggggggcagggttGCGAGGGCGGCGCGGTGAGGCGACGGTGGGGGTGGGTTGCGAGGGCGGCGCAGCAAGGCGGCAGTGGAGGCGGGTTGCCAAGGCAgcggcggggacgccgccggccggcggtggATCTAGGGTTGGGGGTGATTAGCGACAGcagtggtggagggcggcgcggaggtgccggagggacgccggagccggaggacgCTGTGGATGGCGGGGGAGCAGCAGCGGGGCAGCCTTGTGCGACAGTATCGCGGCCAGGCGCGCGCGCTAGAAATAGACTTCCCCCCAGCGTGCCCCGCTCACGCGAGCTGCAACCCATTTTCCCCTGCTCGGATATTTTTTCAATTTTGTGGGGACGGGGTGGGGCCCGTTTGGCAGAGACGGGCGCTGGAGCGGTGGATGCGGGTGGGGCCCGTTTGGCAGAGACGGGCGCTGGGGCGGTGGATGCGGGTGGGGCTCCCGTGTCCTCGCTTTGGGCTAGGACGTCAGTGAGTGGGGCGAAGCCGTGAGCGCGCGGGGCTGAACGGCTGGTGGCGTCAGCGTGCTCTCCGGGTGGGACCGGGCCGTCAGTGGGGCTGAGTTTGTGACCGTTTGTGTTTTGGGTTGGAGCGTCTGGGGCACATGGTTTTCCCGCTTGCGCGGTTAAAAGTTTCGGGTTTGGATCTGGGGGGCCTTCGGGGTTTCGCCCGCAAAAAATCAACGGAAATTTGGGCGCGGCGCGCCCTTGCTCAAGCGCATTGGCATCTCATGCAAGCTCGTGATGCTGGACCATGGCACATTGGCATCTCTGCGCTGGAAGCCTGGAACGATTGCAACTCCAGACATGGTTTCTTTTGCTTTTCTTTATCAGAAACAGATCAGTTTTCGCGGACCAAGGTGTCTCCGGAGCTTAGAAGCTCGGACCCTATAACAGCGATTTAATTCTAATTTGGAAAGAAAAGATGGAACCCAGCCAATCAAGAACTGAACGGCGATGCTGTTTATACTGAaaaaagagcaaaaaaaaaaaaaacggttACTGAAACATGCCTAACATACTAGATGATTCAAGCCCGAAAAAACATTTACTGAAATATGCCTAACATACTAGACAGCGATACAATTTTTCTGAACAACACGGTCAGGATCTATTTGTCAAACATAACTTGTCAGTCATACTTCAAGTTAATCATGTCAATGTACTGAAATTGCCTTGGGCTGGATAACACCTCTGAAAAAGTTGCGCCACTgtactgcaattgcctttcccGAGCTTTTATTTCAAGATTTGAGTTCCAAGCGTATACAAGACACAGCGTTCTTCAGTTTCCTAACTATTCGTAGATGCACATAGACCATTTTTCAGAACAAGAAACGACAGTTACGGGTGGCCATGTTAAACAGACATTTCTCAAACCAGGATCATGATGCATTCAGCAAAAGAACCAGATTAGCTATCACGAACTACTTCGAATGACCAGTAGTTTCTTGAGTCATGTTCAGAAAATTCACCCCTTGTTTAGTTCCtttaaaaattccaaaactttacaagattccacatcacatcgaatctttaaacacatgcatgaagtattaaatatagctaaacaaaataattaattacataatttgtctataatttgcgagacgaatcttttgagcctagttaacccatgacaggacaataattatcaaatacaatcgaaagtgctacagtactttacaaCTTCACTTTTACACATCTAAACAAGGGCTCAATAAGCAAAACACCAAATGACTGAAACCAGTAGTTCCCCACTGAAACTTCCTCAATCGAAAACAGAGAGCTATAAATAGAAAGCATCAGCTCCACAAGGGACGGGTGGGGCCCGTTTGGCAGAGACGGGCGCTGGGGCGGTGGATGCGGGTGGGGCTCTCGTGTCCTCGCTTTGGGCCAGGACGTCAGTGAGTGGGGCGTCGGGCGAAGGCGTGGAGCCCGTGAGCGCGCGGGGCTGGACGGCCGGTGCCTGGTGGCGTCAGCGTGCTCTCCGCGTGGGACCGGGTCGTCAGTGGGGCTAGGTTTTTGACCGTTTGTGTTTTGGGTTGGagtgttttttttaagaaaggGATCGGTTTTCATTAAGATATAACCCCTTTTACAACCAAGATCTCAACATAAAGTAAAATTACATTGAAGTACACCACTAGGTCTCTACCCTTCGTCTTCCTTGCAACTGGCGCCTTCCACTGCTTCGGGAAACTCCATCGCCATGGAACAACACCAGATCCAAACTCGATTCTCACCAACAGAAGACTCCACGGATGTAGAGGCCGCATAAAAGGCGTTGTATGCTCAACCATTTTAGGGAGTAAGAGGCGCTGAAAGCACATCGACCATATCTTCTGAAGGTTGAACCACCCGTACCATCCGACGCCGCCGTTAGCCATCACCAACGGCAGCCGGAAAAGGAAATCTGCCGCCGCTAGTGATAGCACTAACTACCGGAAAGACGATCCCATCAAAGAGGAAAACAGATCCAATCCCTCCTCGAAGAGGAGAGGACTCACGACTAGGAAGGAGACCTTCCCCTTGTGCTTCAGCTTGACAGGTAGGCGAAGGGTGGGGGGCAGACCAGATCTGGGTGGGCAAATCGGCCCAAATCTGGACGAGGGCGATGGGagggg is drawn from Panicum virgatum strain AP13 chromosome 1N, P.virgatum_v5, whole genome shotgun sequence and contains these coding sequences:
- the LOC120654959 gene encoding non-structural maintenance of chromosomes element 4 homolog A-like codes for the protein MAGAQGESSGEQQGLAERRMLWSRYLAMKNLISDERDEMAREDSDKFTAIISQVECLHELVQRPREQIADAEALLDIASTLVTSVRSQSSEGITPSDFITALLKKFGQRGNSEDEAALLRWVDLGLSVSHAFRPVPGCSTMLGPMNTEVKQRKVVAGSRKRTARPTENTCPEELADSSEEVKTDTDKNVLVIFDILRRKKSARLENLVLNRLPFAQTVENIFALSFLVKDGRVEINIDDNGHHIVRPRNAPAASAIASGEVSYRHFVLRFDFKDWKLMKEVVAEGEELLPHRTSQNASCTEDNDQPNLEARAQRTPIRKLTRNRGLVLQEQVEETPEENQTSKRRRLFRNQD